The following are encoded together in the Drosophila takahashii strain IR98-3 E-12201 chromosome X, DtakHiC1v2, whole genome shotgun sequence genome:
- the LOC108054965 gene encoding uncharacterized protein, with protein MSDYSKFLSNLTDQLGLLPGLSSKGFEGLGNLGNLGNLGNLGNNLGNLRPAHKALMCVGAATVACVVLGLTVKSLRGRGRKDDKRRIIKVLSGAPIKRDLEGSVKDDGAAGEGNVLVVDSAH; from the coding sequence ATGTCGGACTATTCAAAGTTTCTGTCCAACTTGACGGATCAGCTGGGCCTGCTGCCGGGACTTTCTTCAAAAGGATTCGAAGGACTGGGAAACCTGGGCAACTTGGGCAACCTGGGCAACTTGGGCAACAATCTGGGCAACCTGCGCCCCGCCCACAAGGCTCTGATGTGCGTGGGCGCGGCCACCGTGGCCTGCGTTGTCCTCGGTCTCACTGTCAAGTCcttgagggggcgtggccgcaaGGATGACAAACGGAGGATCATCAAGGTGCTAAGCGGAGCACCGATCAAGCGTGACCTTGAGGGGTCTGTCAAGGACGACGGGGCCGCTGGGGAGGGGAACGTCTTAGTGGTAGACAGTGCTCATTAA